The following coding sequences are from one Musa acuminata AAA Group cultivar baxijiao chromosome BXJ2-4, Cavendish_Baxijiao_AAA, whole genome shotgun sequence window:
- the LOC135608877 gene encoding probable galacturonosyltransferase 4 has protein sequence MARRKPVLFLLCVTVVAPIVLAITPGFVANSHFGDEIPILSSRNDVETLNALSQESDDAVKEPTWAVYPENSSNSDHVSAKSSNGVDASTTTEMPLGQSGQHKSRVLSEDSEGTNLQTKTVIQQVTKSESKDDGLQKPEMGRENKATAFKKSTFATESGEQDHQKPEKGSNIDSGDMPDAKIRQFRDQLIRAKVFLSLPSSKTYPEFIRDLRVQMRDTERTLGDATLDSELPKNAREKLKAMEQTLLKGKKIQEDCSVVVEKLRASYQSAEEQVRVQKKQELFLTQVAAKTLPRGLHCLSLHLTTQYYLLDSSQQQFQHQERLEDPKLYHYALFSDNVLATAVVVNSTVFHAKNPKNHVFHVVTDRLNYAAMKMWFLANPPGNAAIQVQNVEEFTWLNSSYSPVLKQLGSQSMIDFYFRLHHAKSDGNLKFRNPKYLSILNHLRFYLPEILPKLSKVVFLDDDVVVQKDLTSLWTIDLKEKVNGAVETCGESFHRFDRYLNFSNPLIAENFDPHACGWAFGMNVFDLDEWRKQNITDIYHHWQTLNEDRLLWKLGTLPPGLITFWKRTYPLDRSWHVLGLGYNPNVNQQDIEGAAAIHYNGNMKPWLEIGMAKYHNYWSKYVNYDQVYLRDCSINP, from the exons ATGGCGAGAAGGAAGCCGGTTTTGTTCCTGCTCTGCGTCACTGTTGTTGCGCCTATCGTTCTCGCCATCACGCCTGGTTTCGTCG CCAATAGCCATTTCGGCGACGAGATTCCCATCCTG AGTTCAAGGAATGATGTCGAGACACTCAATGCGCTTTCCCAG gagtctgatgatgCTGTCAAAGAACCAACTTGGGCCGTTTACCCTGAAAACTCCAGTAATTCAGATCATGTCTCAGCTAAATCCAGTAATGGAGTGGATGCATCAACGACAACAG AAATGCCTTTGGGCCAGTCTGGTCAACATAAGAGCCGAGTATTATCAGAAGACTCAGAGGGAACTAATTTGCAGACAAAGACTGTGATTCAGCAAGTGACTAAAAGTGAAAGCAAAGATGATGGCCTCCAGAAGCCAGAAATGGGACGAGAGAACAAGGCGACAGCATTCAAGAAGAGTACATTTGCAACCGAGTCTGGAGAGCAG GACCATCAGAAGCCAGAAAAAGGTTCGAATATTGATTCAGGTGATATGCCTGATGCAAAAATTCGGCAATTTAGGGACCAGCTGATAAGAGCAAAGGTCTTTCTTAGTCTTCCATCTTCTAAAACCTACCCAGAATTCATCAGGGACCTTCGAGTACAGATGAGGGATACTGAGCGCACACTTGGTGATGCAACCTTGGACTCAGAATTGCCAAAGAA TGCCCGTGAGAAACTGAAGGCAATGGAACAAACATTGTTGAAaggcaagaaaattcaagaagactGCTCTGTGGTAGTTGAAAAGCTCCGAGCTTCTTATCAGTCTGCAGAGGAACAAGTGCgtgttcagaagaaacaagagttgTTCCTGACACAAGTTGCTGCAAAAACCCTTCCCAGAGGTCTCCATTGTCTTTCTTTGCATCTTACCACACAGTACTATTTACTTGACTCGAGCCAACAGCAATTCCAACACCAAGAAAGGCTTGAAGATCCTAAACTCTATCACTATGCACTGTTCTCGGATAATGTGTTAGCAACTGCAGTGGTTGTGAATTCTACGGTGTTTCATGCTAAG AACCCCAAGAACCATGTATTCCATGTTGTTACCGATAGACTCAACTATGCAGCAATGAAGATGTGGTTTTTGGCTAATCCGCCGGGGAATGCAGCAATTCAGGTTCAGAATGTTGAGGAGTTTACATGGCTGAACTCAAGCTATAGCCCGGTTCTAAAGCAGCTTGGATCTCAATCTATGATAGATTTCTACTTCAGGTTGCACCATGCCAAGTCTGATGGGAACTTGAAGTTCCGAAACCCAAAGTACCTGTCTATCCTAAATCATCTGCGATTCTATCTACCTGAGATCTTACCAAAACTCAGCAAAGTAGTATTTTTAGACGATGATGTTGTCGTGCAGAAGGACCTTACCTCACTTTGGACAATTGATCTTAAGGAAAAGGTTAATGGTGCAGTTGAAACGTGTGGTGAAAGTTTCCATAGGTTCGATAGGTATCTCAACTTCTCAAATCCCCTTATTGCTGAAAATTTCGACCCTCATGCCTGTGGCTGGGCATTTGGGATGAATGTCTTCGATTTGGATGAGTGGAGGAAGCAGAACATCACTGATATCTATCACCATTGGCAGACACTG AATGAAGACAGACTCTTATGGAAGTTGGGCACTCTTCCACCAGGTTTAATAACATTTTGGAAGCGCACTTACCCCCTCGATCGCTCTTGGCATGTGTTGGGTTTGGGATACAACCCAAATGTGAACCAGCAAGATATCGAAGGAGCAGCTGCAATACACTACAATGGAAACATGAAGCCTTGGCTTGAAATAGGGATGGCCAAGTACCACAACTACTGGTCTAAATATGTGAACTACGACCAAGTTTATTTGAGAGACTGCAGCATCAATCCTTAA